The Chroicocephalus ridibundus chromosome 4, bChrRid1.1, whole genome shotgun sequence genome contains the following window.
ATTCCTCATTTTGCCTTAATGATGCAAAATTGCAACACTCCATCTGAAATGTCTTGTGGGGAAATAAGTTTCTGGTCCCTGACTTTACTCCTCTGTGCAAAAAAgtgatttcctttgttttcccttggagtaaaatcaatgaaaagatatttcttttgtggtaaatgtaaaaggaaaaaaatcagaacatgaTTATAAAAGCTGCACTTAACacaattctttgctttttctttttttttatttaaagtaattaataTCTACATCAGTGCtggtttttaatgatttttttaaaaataagtttagaAATAAATACAGGAAGCAAAGAATAAAGTTTGTGTGaacctttaaaggaaaaaggtactttttttttctgtgatagcatgcttttttttcagtggccACAACAGTACCATGCTATAGCAGGTAGGCAGCGAGGAGTGGTATAAGCCTGGAGGTTGGTGCTTTAAACTCTTTTCCTAAGACGTTAAAATCAGCTTATGCTGGCGTTGGCCTATAATCTGCACAAAACTTAATTTGTGTTTCCTTCTCCTATCTGTAGAAATCTCCTTTGATAAAATTACAAGTGATTGGAATTTACTACTGTTCTAATTTCACTCCGGACGTGATGCAAAACCATGTTGTGGGAGCACTGATGCATTGGGGAAAAACTTTGAATTTGGGAAAGTGAACTGGTGCTAGGTTGGAAGGAAGCTGAAAACGGGTTGTAAGACAGATAATCATGTTTCTTCCAGAAATTTGAAGACTTAAGAGACCACCTTCTCATTCTTGCCATGCATGCAAATTTCTTCAGTCATACTGAAATTCCACTGAGACTTCTTACCATAGTTTCAGCCTCTATTTTTCAGTGCTATTTTGGCATAGCATTTAATGCTGACTACTAGATTGTGTATTTTGAATAACATCacatctgttctttcttcttgtcctttttttgtttcttcttagaATAACTAAATTTTTGAGCCAGCCGTGATGGAAGTAACCTTCCAAATGTGAAAACAGTGCAAAATACGCTCTTCAAAAGCAGTAGGCCCAAAACAATTATGAACTAAACTCCTCGGTTATAATTTGAATCATATGCGATTGTTAGTACCTAATCATCACAAATGCTAATCCATTTCTGACGCCTTTAAGGGAATCCTGGAGAATATCAGCTTTCTCTTGCTTTGGGAAAAGAacactcttttcagtgttgcagtTTAAGCATGGCAGTTGACAACACGTTAAACTTTCTGTTTGCATTTGGAGATATTTTAAGACACTGGTTTCAATTGTCAGCGTCGGTGCTAGGACCCGTAAACAATGTAGCCTTTACAAGAAGGTTTTCATTTCTAAGTGCAATATGAAAAGGAGGAAGCTGCCACCTTAATATGCTGGAGTAAGACTTAAAGTATAAACTCTGACTTGTATATTTGGGAGTCAGAGCTTCTAAGTTGTGTTGTTTCTTAACTTTAAAAATCACCATCCTAtttatctataaaataaaaacttttcaatGTTTATAAACAGAAGTCTGTTACTGCAGATACATATcagtggtgcttttttttttttgcgtatgTTTGTTGCTAGATAGCAGTGCTGGCGGTCAGCTGCTGTAGCTTACTCTCCTGTCTTTCCCcgagtgtgtgtgtttggttgatCTTTTTTCTTGTCCTGTGCTCTGTGCGTAATTACTTGTCTGTAGCCTGAAGTTTTGGGGCTGGCTGGGTGCAACAGAGCCCCTTTTTCATTTCTCCACCTTTGCGTAACAGGGCGATACCGCTGGCTGGACTGTGTTTTTTAACTTGATGCTGTAGTTTTTAAACTGAGCAGTTGTGTTGTGACTAGGTGGAGTTATTTAAAGAAGAACAACGTAAGAGGAAGCATCAAAACCAGACATTTTTAGGGAGAACTGCCTAAGTTTCTGTTGTGCAAGCATGTGGCCTTTAGCAAATTCGTCAGGGCGCCTGATGCGATGAGCCAAGCTGTCTGGATGTGGAGCACGTGCTGGGTGCGGCGGTGACTTGCCGAGCAGAGGTTTCTGTTTGTAGGCTTCTCCATCAGAAGCCTGTTTTCAGATTAAAGCTGTTGACAAGCTTTACAACTGACTACTGAAAGATACACAGTCTAATTCAGGCAAATGCTGTGCCTGTAAGGATTTGAGCTTGGGGTAGAAAGCGGCAATAGAGAGAATTAGCATAAACTATTAGCATAGTGCATAGGAGTACTACACAACAGGAGTAGAAGAGGAAAGCTACCTcccctgctgctttcagcatttTTGGCACTAGTGGAACATCAACAGGTGAAGTCTTACCACAAAACAAAGGAAACGCTATAGAAATTAATGATTAAATTGTTTTTTACTGTAGTCTTTGAAAAGTAGTGGTGAAATAACTTTAAGCTTGATTATCCTGAAGATTTGTATATAGTGTCAAGGCTAATTATTTCTCAGTCACAGAAAATAACTGCCGGTAACACAAACCGACATAAGAACTAATTGAGAAGTACTGTAGGCTTTTGAGATAATCAAGCTCAAAGAAGTTTTACAACCTCTTTAAAGACTACAGTACTTCTCAATTAGTTCTTGATTGTAAATGACAGATAATAGTGCAAATCTGTTTCTACAGCAGTGGCATTAATAAAAGATGTGAGACTAGCTTATACTAGAACTTGCTCATACAGATCCATTTAGTTCTTTTCACTGAGTGGGCAGAAAAGACGAGTTGCTACAACTTCCACGTAGGGGTGGGAAAGCTATTTTTACTCATACTCTTTTAAAATGAGTTAGCTCTCCTAAAGCAGAAGCTGTAATAATAGAGGCAGTAATGAAGTCCTCAGAAGATTGCTAACCTCTACCAGCTTAGCAATCATTCAGAGCTTAAATTTTCTGCCAAGAAAGTGAGTAGCTGTAACACAAGGTTGATTAATACTCATGTCTAGGTAGTGCCGCCTACCCTGTATTCCTTTTTACTGTGGCTGTATcacaaagaaaagctttgtcAGACCGTGTGAGCaccactctgggcagcctgagtgtttgtttcatttgctgCTTGACCTTCACCTGACAGTCCCATCCTGGCCCAGGGAAATGTCTGCCACGTTTCCTTAACTGCTGCTGAGCGTGCTCTTCCTTGTTTCCTCCCATGGGAGAGCAGGTCCAGTGAAGAGCATCACTTCAGGCTGCAGCCCTTCAAACTTGGACAGAAGTAAGTTGCGATAAAATGTGTTCATTGTGATGCGTGTTTCTTCCAGCAGCGAAGcggaatatttctttttttaattacaaatacaaGGATTGAATTATCCTTGGAACAAAACTTTCTGGTTTGTGCAGGATACCTGTTTACTCTCCTTATTTTCTCTTGCCTGGTCCATTGTCTTCTTAAAAGGATGCTTTCTAGTTTATTATTCTATTAGTTTCtaaaaaacactgcttttcataTGTCCGTCTTGGATAAGAACCTCTTTTCTACATATGACATAATACATAATGTGTGAAAGCAGTTTAATAACTTTGTCGGGTAGTTAATTTGTAAGAACTGGCTCATCTTAGCTCTCCTTAAAGCTAGCCCTAAGGTACAGGTTTCTTCTGGAAAGAGCAAAAAGGCTACAGCCACAAGAAGGTCCTTCTGCTCAACTCTCAGTCCTCAAAGCCTATGACTAGCCCAGTGAATTTTGGCTACTGGATGTGCCCAAAACCACTGCTCAGTTGTTTGCCCTGCTGAGTGTTAACCTTGTTGCCATATATTAAGCCCCATGATACATTATTATGTCCTAACTGCCAGATTACTGGGTAGAGAGAATATGGTATCTGTAGTAGCCTGTGTATAACTTAACTTTTAAGCTAGAATTGAGTGGGAATTACACAGACGCTGCAATGGGTGAATGGCATTCGGACCCTCTTAATGGAAATAATGAGTGAATCTTGCAATTTTAGACAATGTGCTGATTATCAGGTGTAATGGTGGGATCACCCCCTTTCCCTCACAGAATTATCTGAGTGcctaataaatatatttttatttatttaataaataaataaaataatataacatttatttattaaataaataaaaagatcaCAAATTCATGCTCAATGTTAATTGTTGCTTTTTAGCCATCCCACAGTTCCCACTGTTGTTGGGGTGTTAGGACTGTAGTCTGGAGGGGTGggaggtagaaaaaaaagaaaaagaaaagagaagaaaaaaaaaaaaggaatatggtGCTCTCAGATATTGCTCTACAACAAGCATCCAAAGCTGCAGAATAGAGCTCATCTAAGATGCCATCGCTTtagcacaggctttttttttttttttttattaaatgttgcCTTTGCCATTTTGATAAGCCACTTCCTTCAATGAATTATCTACCCTAAAACACTTCAAGCATTTTACCACTTTAAGATTTTGCAGCCTGACAAGAGATGAGaattaatgtttcattttctctcaCCCTAGGTCCTCAGCAACTAAAGCTCACTAGTTTTCAGAGTTAGTCTTTTCTCCTTGGTTATGCTTCTGTCCTATCTGCTAACAAAATAATGGGGATGTGAATCTTCTAGAATAAGAGTACATAAAGATGTCCAAAATATGTTTACTGAACCTCTCTTCTAGCTCCCCCCCATTTCAAACAAACACAGACAATTTTGTGCTCATAAAAAATTTATCATATTATACTTTGTCCTCTGTACACAAGTCTCAAGATTTGCTCAGTTTCCATAATACATAACTTATGCTAGTGGAAcatatagaaatgaaaaaaaaatgcttttcacacTATTAAATCAGTCAGATTTAGTATCTATCTGCATTGCCatcaaaagaaagaacaagatgctttggcagggggattgggTTATGCTGGTTTATACAGCCAAGAAGCGCTACACATCATGTACTCGTAGGTGTTACTtcagtatttatattttcttccccTCTAGAATAAAGTACAGCAACCAGTGTAGAACCCTGCTACTTTTACCCTAGTATCTGCCCAAAGTTTTGGTTTTAGAAAGTATCTCCAAAAATAATTATGctcttttcttatttctaagCAAAAGTTGAGAGTTCTGCATAGGCAGAATATTAAGTTTTGCTCTTTGCTTTATTTGACTCTGCTACCAAATGACCCTAAAAATCCAGCTGGATAAAACAACTCAGTGATGGAAGAAAGTACGTAAGATTGACCACTgcgtgaaaaaaaccccaaacatttggAGAAAACATGCTTAGGACAGACAGCAGTTTTGAATtgtggaatattaaaaataattccctAAGTTGCACCGGCTTGTCACTTTCCTGGCTGTCACAAAAACTGAGGATTTCTTTGAAACCGAGATTCCCAACTCTTTCAATCTACTTTGTCTATGATCTTTCCCAGGAAAATGATTGATGGGTGACTAAAATAAGCCTTTTAGATAATGGGGGAAAATAACCTTTCATTGTGGGACTGTGGAGGGAATGGATGGAGTCCTACAGGtgtgttttaattttgaatgCTATAGTGTACTTTGTCTCCACACAAATAGAAGTTGTcttctagaatcacagaatggtttgggttggaagggaccttaaagaccatccagttccaaccccctgccccgggcagggacacctcccaccagaccaggctgctcaaagccccgtccagcctggccttgaacacctccagggatggggcagccacagcttctctgggtctTGTACCACTCTAAGATCCCATCTGACAAAAGTTAACTCTTTCcagattttattactttattttaaaactcaggTGAAGAAATGCCATGACTTGGAAAAAGCCATCAGAAATGTAGCAGTCGGGAGACTTGTGAGAACAGTTTTATAGTTGTCAGCTCTCAAGGTTCCTCTCACCGTAACAGGGGTCCCTGTCACCAGCACACCGCCAACGCCACGCCGCGGACCTTCGTTCAGGCTCCCGCGTTAAAATCCTGTCGGGAGCGACATTTCGCTTTTAAGCCAGGAGCGGCAGAGACGGGGGCGCCtgcggcccgccccggcccgggaCACCGGCACCCGCAGCCTCCCTTTCTCGGCCTCAGCCGGGTCCCCAGCGCCACCGTCAGAGCTGCTGAACTCGCGTCCGCTTCGCAGGCGGGTCGCTGGCGCCCGCCTCAGCGTCCATGATGCCTTCGCCTTCCTCAtcgtcatcctcctcctcttcctcatcgtCCTCGTCGTTACCTGCCCGGGGTTCAAGCGGGGGGCGGATGAGCAgagcccgccccggggccgccggagcccgcccgcccccgccgccactCAccgggctgccccccgccgccgccgtcgcccgccgcctctctctcctcctgcaccagcGGCGCCAGCAGCTCCGCCACCCGCTGCTGCAGCTCGGCCAGGCCCCGCCGCAGCTCCCGCAGCTGGCCGCTctcgccctcctcctccgccgGGCGCGGCAGCGGCACCCGCACCGACCGCGTCCGCCCGTCGCGGTCCCGCAACTCCGCCACCAGCTCCATCCTGCCGCCAgacccgccccgccccgccgtcaCGTGGGGCGGGCGCGCTTCCGCTTCCGCTGGGGCGCCCCCTGGCGCCTCGGCCGCGTGTTTCCCGCCTCGGCCTCGCGTCCCGGTgatggaggcggcggcggcggagggcgccgagccggcgggcggcggctgcggcgcggAGGAGCCGGTGGTCTCCTTGGCGGAGGTGCTGGCGGAGAacgaggagctggagaaggaggcgCGGGCCGTGCTGGGGGGCAGTGACCACGAGCGGTGCAGCTACTCACAggtgggggcggggccgggcgccgcggggggacgggggacgggggggagcaCGGTGGGCGGAGCCGGTAGGCGGGGCCGGAGATCGGGGGCGTGTCCAGGtgccgcggggggcggggccttgAGAGTCGGGGCGAGGGTCTGTGGGCGGGGCCGAAGGGGCTGGGGCGGGGCCTTGGGATtgggggcgaggggctgggggcggggccgGTGGGTGGGGGGCCTTTTGAGTGGGGCCGAGGAGGTTGTGGGCGGGGCCTTTGGAttggggcgaggggctgggggcggggcctAATGGCTGGGGCGGGGGGTTTGGATTGGGGCGAAGGGCTGGGGGCGGGGCCGAGGAGGTTGTGGGCGGGGCCGAGGGGCTGGGGCGGGGCCTTTGAGTtgggggcgaggggctgtgggcgGGGCCGCCCGGTGCCGGgacccccctctcctcccttccccgtTCCGCTGTATGCCGCCCGCCCCGCAGGGCGCGGTGAAGCGGCAGGCGCTGTACGCCTGCAGCACCTGCACGCCGCCcggcggg
Protein-coding sequences here:
- the LOC134514739 gene encoding EKC/KEOPS complex subunit GON7-like, whose product is MELVAELRDRDGRTRSVRVPLPRPAEEEGESGQLRELRRGLAELQQRVAELLAPLVQEEREAAGDGGGGGQPGNDEDDEEEEEDDDEEGEGIMDAEAGASDPPAKRTRVQQL